In Equus caballus isolate H_3958 breed thoroughbred chromosome 7, TB-T2T, whole genome shotgun sequence, one DNA window encodes the following:
- the CD3E gene encoding T-cell surface glycoprotein CD3 epsilon chain isoform X2, whose product MKRDVPEKPASGQKRYEVSISGTTVKLTCPENFGNELVWEINDKKSDKKDYTLVLENFSEVENSGYYICYQENSKKTHYLYLKARVCENCMEVDLTAVATIIVVDLCITLGLLLLVYYWSKSKKARAKPVTRGADVGGRPRGQNKERPPPVPNPDYEPIRKGQRDLYAGLNQRAV is encoded by the exons ttCCAGAAAAACCCGCATCTGGACAGAAAA GATATGAAGTCTCCATCTCCGGAACCACTGTAAAGCTGACATGCCCTGAGAATTTTGGAAACGAATTAGTATgggaaataaatgataaaaaatctgATAAGAAGGACTACACACTAGTACTGgagaatttttcagaagtggagaACAGTGGTTACTATATCTGCTACCAAGAAAACTCAAAGAAGACCCATTATCTCTACCTGAAAGCCAGAG TGTGTGAGAACTGCATGGAGGTGGATCTGACGGCAGTGGCCACAATCATCGTAGTCGACCTCTGCATCACTCTGGGCTTACTGCTGCTGGTGTATTACTGGAGCAAGTCTAAAAAGGCCAGGGCCAAGCCTGTGACGAGGGGAGCAGATGTTGGCGGCAGGCCCCGGG gACAAAACAAGGAGAGACCCCCGCCTGTTCCCAATCCAGATTATGAG CCCATCCGGAAAGGCCAGCGGGACCTGTACGCTGGCCTGAATCAGAGAGCCGTCTGA
- the CD3D gene encoding T-cell surface glycoprotein CD3 delta chain has translation MEHCRFLGSLILAALLSQVSLFKIDMDEIEERLILKCNSSIMQVEGTMGTPYKGGLDLGKRILDPRGTYMCGDAKENSSLQVYYRMCQNCVELDSATLAGIVITDIIATLLLALGVYCFAGHETGRLPRAADAQALLRNDQLYQPLRDRSDAQYSRLGENWPRKK, from the exons ATGGAACACTGCAGATTTCTGGGTAGTTTGATATTGGCTGCCCTTCTCTCCCAAG tgagccTTTTCAAGATAGACATGGACGAAATTGAGGAGAGACTGATTTTGAAGTGCAATAGCAGCATCATGCAGGTAGAGGGAACGATGGGAACACCATACAAAGGAGGGCTGGACTTGGGAAAACGCATCCTGGACCCACGGGGAACATATATGTGCGGTGATGCCAAGGAAAACTCCTCTCTGCAAGTATATTATCGAA TGTGCCAAAACTGTGTGGAGCTGGACTCAGCCACCCTGGCTGGCATTGTCATCACTGACATCATTGCCACTCTGCTCCTTGCTTTGGGAGTCTACTGCTTTGCTGGACATGAGACTGGAAGGCTCCCGAGGG CTGCTGATGCTCAAGCTCTGTTGAGGAATGACCAGCTCTATCAG CCCCTTCGAGATCGGAGTGATGCTCAGTACAGTCGTCTTGGTGAAAACTGGCCTCGGAAGAAGTGA